The genomic segment CTGCCCGGTGATGCTGATATACCTGCCGTAATTCTGCTTATACCAATCTTTGGTCGGAAAGAATCCTGCTCTTTCTCCGGGTAGATCGATGCCTGTTCTAACGCACAGTTTATTTTTCTTTGTATAATTGTTTATCTGCTCTAAAGTGAACCTGGTGGAAAGATCATAGAAAAAGACATCACAAGATTGTTTAATTGCATCTACGACATTCAATCTGCCATGACCTTTTTCCCACCAGCATTTGAAATACCTGTCCCCAAACTGCATTCCACCATCGCATTTGGTCAGTTTTGTCTTCTTATCGATGACATTTTCTTCCAGACCGAGAAAAGCCATCACAGGTTTATAAACAGAACCGGGTGGATATGTTCCGTGAATTACGCGATCCAGCATTGGTTTGGAAGGATCCTGTAATATTTTATTCCAATCGTCCGTACTCAAATTATTCCCGAAAATATTCTGATCAAAATCAGGTTTGCTTATGTAGGCGAGGATCTCTCCATTTTTTATATCGGAAACAACAATGCATCCTTTTGCTTTTCCGGGAAAGATTGAACTAATATATTCCTGCAATTCATTATCGATGGTCAGGATCAGGCTTTCACCATTTTCCGGTTTCTTTTCCAGGTTGTGTTTGAAAAATTGCAGGTTATTTCCGGCAGCATCGACTTGAAGTATCTCATATCCGCTTTTGCCGGCTAACATTTCCTCATAATACTTTTCCAGCCCAGATTTACCGAGCATACTGTTAATGGAATATCCTTTATCTTTCAGTTTGGAAAATTCCTGTTCATCGATCCTGCCTACATAACCGGTAAAATGATTTGGATAAAGGTATTCCCTGCGAGTTTCCGTTTTAAAGAAAAGGGAAGGAAAATAATTCAGTTGTTCGGAAATTGCTATTAATTTTTCATAATCGATATTCTGCACCAGCCTGATTTCCTGGTAAAGACGGAACCTGTTTTGATAAATTGTCTCCTTGATTTTTTCCTTTTCGATAGCGAAATTCCTGCTCACAAAATCGATGACTTTATCTTTCTCTCTGATCTTTCCTAAAATTATATAAAGATTGTAGGATGGTTTATTGATAGCGATGGGACGGTATTCCCGGTCGAGGATCTCACCGCGAACAGGTTGGATGTTCTTGATGCGCACATAATTTTCTTCGGCGATTTGTTTATAATCCTCACCTTGTACAACTTGCAACTTGAATAAGGAGACGATCAGGATGATGAAGATTAGAGCAATTCCGTAGAAAGGGATTTTTGAGAGCAGTTTGTTATTGGGCATTTTGATTTCAAAAAACTTGCTAAATTTTCAAAATTTGGCAAGTTTAAGCAAGACCTGACTCATAATGACCGCAGGGAATGCGAGTCGGGAATTGCCTTCTAATAAACAGTTTGTCTCCGACTCGCACTTCGTCACGAGTCGAATCCAATCTTGAAACTCACACATCCAGATAAACCTTGATCTTATCAATAAAAACAAAAAAGTAAGTTAAGAGCATCGAGATGACAGTATTATAGAAAATTGTGAAAAAGGTCAGATAAAATAACTCGAAGGTTACAGGTTCGGAAAAGAGATAATAGAGGAAAAAGAACAGGAAATGAATGGAATTCAAAGCAAAAATGCTAATGAAAATTATATCGATCCTATCTTTGTTAATACTTTGATGGTAACGATTCACGAGGAAAGAAAGCAAGAGAAATGAGATTGTATTCAAGCCCAAAAGGGACGGATATGTCAGGTCTAAAGCAATTCCCAGAAAAAAGATGATTATTGATGAAGGAATTAGATCGAGTTTGATATTCAGGAAGATCAGGCAAGCGATCAGGAAATTGGGAATAACTCCCAGCAATTCGAATTTTGATGCGAACAGAATCTGGAAGTAAAGAGTGATGATTCCTATAAAAATGTATTTTATGATTTTCATTTTTCCCTTTATGAAACTTCCGAATGTGCGAAGCTCTTCGGAATGTTGGCTCTAACTCATCAATCGGAAGAAACGAATCTTCGAAATGTTGATAGCTCCCGATATTCAAACAGACATGATAACAGGATTTACAGGATTATGTTTTTCTTGGCGTCCTTTGCGCCTTGGTTGTGAGATAAAACAATCGGAAGACCTTCAGACATTCCGATGTTTCACAATCAAGATGATTGTGTTACTCTCCTGATCAAACAGATCGGTGTCAATTCATCTCCCTGTCCCTGCGGATTATCCTTCATCACCTTTTCCATAAAATTTCTGTCGATGCCATCGCTTCCACCGATCATCCAGCAGCCGCCAATGTCGTTGATATCCATAACTGCTGTTTCATATCCAAAGTTATCTTTAATTCTTTGTGCTTCTTTTTCGGGATTTTTCGGACCTTTGATCACGCAGTTTTCATAAGGAGGAACCGGCGAAGTCGTAGCAGCATCGATCAGAGCAGCCTGTTTTCCGGCAATCCGATAAAAATCTCCTTTCCTGCCGATCAATTTTCCTAATGCTCCGATAAAAGCCGCAAATAAAATACGAATACTTCCAGCTTCGTCGATCGCGCACTGCATACTGGTTGGAGATCGAAGTCCGATCCCGTATTTCACATTTGCGACAAATCTCCAGAGGATCTTTGCCAGAATCCCGATCTTGATATCTTTTACCGGAATTGCTCTTCCCTGCGTGATAGCAAGCGGACTTTCACTGATGGAAATGATATCTCCATCCTGAATTAGCTCTTTTGAATATTGTCTGACAATCTCCAATATATCGTCGTTTTCGGAAAGGATCCTGGTTTTTATGGGAATCCTTAAATATTCATTTCCGTTAACTGTTATTTTCAAGTTCCGTTTCATAACTTTTATCCTTTTCATAAAACAATATAATAACCTGATCCAAACTGGATGGATCGGTAAAGGGAGAAATTTTTGCATTGATATGAACTTTATCAGGAGCTTCGGAGATTTGTGAAACAACTCCAATAGGATAATTCTTCGGGAATATCGTTGAAATATGGGAAGTTACGATCGTATCTCCCAAACTTATTTCCGAACCGATCTTGACCATGCTCATATAACAATTTCCGTAAATATCAGCTTCGAGAAGACCTTGCAGTTTAGTATTTCTGGTCATAACTCCCAGTTTGAAATTTGTATGATCAAACGGCATGATCACAGAAAAATTATTCGAAACAGAAATGATTTTTCCAAAAATACCATCCGTAGAAATCACAGGAAGACCAACTTTTATATCGTGCTTTTTGCCTTTATTAACAACGAAATTTCTCTCTTTATAATTCCCGCTCAAACCGATCACATCTGCTAAAATAAATTCTGTTTTATCTATTTCAAAATTAATATTTATATTCTCGATCTTCTGTAATTTATTTTCCAGGTTATTAATAGTTATTGTCTGAACAGCAAGATCAAGTTCCAGCTTTTTGTTTTTCTGTTTAATCTTGATATTCTCTTTGATGATATTAATGGAGTTGATAAATGGGAGATAAATGGTTTTACTTAAAAAATCAGCTTTTTTTTGGCGTTGTTCATTATTCCCAAGGAAAAGAATTATTGCGAGAAGCAGGAGTATGATGACGGGAATGTTTTTTTTCATTATTTATTATCAAACTGCTAATGGACGCGAATGAACGCTAATGTAAAAAAGGCAAATATCCAAATTATAATTTTAAAACTATTATCATATTTTTCAACTCGTCGCTTCGCTTATTCATCCTTCGTAGATTACTTCGGAGAATGGACAAGTCGAAAAAAATCAATCTTCAATTTTCTTGATCAATACTTCTCTATATTCTTCAATATTATCGAGGATTTGACCACTGCCTTTGACAACACAGGTCAGAGGTTCGGGAATAACATGAACTGGCAGATCGACCGCTTCCTGGATTTTCTTGTCGAGTCTTTTCAGTTGAGCTCCACCACCGGTCAGGATTACTCCTCGTTCCGCAATATCGGCAGCAAGCTCGGGAGCAGTCTTTTCAAAAAGCCGTTTAACAGCATCGATCATAGAAGTAACAGTTTCTGCTAAAGATTCCCTGATCTCTTCGGAAGTAATTTCAACCGTAATTGGAAAACCGGTGATAATATCTCTACCGCGCACTTCCATCTTTAATTCTTTTTCCAGGGGATAAGCAGAACCGATCTCATTTTTGATCTTTTCAGCGGTTTGAATTCCAACAAAAATATTATTTTTCTTACGAAGATGATTAACTATTGCCTGATCCATCTTATCTCCGCCAATCCTGATCGAGATATGAACAACGATATGAGATAAAGAAATGACAGCGATTTCAGTTGTTCCTCCCCCGATATCCATGACCAGGTTTCCGGCAGGTTTATGAATGGGAAGATCAGCTCCGATCGCAGCTGCAACAGGTTCGGAAACAAGATATACTTCCCGCGCTCCAGCGTGCAGAGCACTATCGCGAACTGCTCTTTTCTCGACTTCAGTTATTCCGGAAGGAACGCAGACAATAACTCGCGGTTTGATCAGAAGTCTCTTTTTTTGGGCACGCAGGATCAAATTTCTCAACATCAATTCCGTAACTTGGAAATCAGCGATCACACCGTCTTTCAAAGGTTTGATGACGCGTACTTCTTCCGGATTTTTACCGAGCATTTCTTTGGCATCCGCACCAATGGCAATGATCTTCTTATTATCGCTGGAAGTAGCAACAACAGACGGTTCATCGATAACGATCCCAATACCTTTGCGATAAACTAAAGTATTAGCAGTTCCTAAATCTATAGCAATATCATTAGAAAACAAACTTGAGAAATTGTTCCAAAACATTCTCCCTCCGAAA from the Candidatus Cloacimonadota bacterium genome contains:
- the mrdA gene encoding penicillin-binding protein 2, which produces MPNNKLLSKIPFYGIALIFIILIVSLFKLQVVQGEDYKQIAEENYVRIKNIQPVRGEILDREYRPIAINKPSYNLYIILGKIREKDKVIDFVSRNFAIEKEKIKETIYQNRFRLYQEIRLVQNIDYEKLIAISEQLNYFPSLFFKTETRREYLYPNHFTGYVGRIDEQEFSKLKDKGYSINSMLGKSGLEKYYEEMLAGKSGYEILQVDAAGNNLQFFKHNLEKKPENGESLILTIDNELQEYISSIFPGKAKGCIVVSDIKNGEILAYISKPDFDQNIFGNNLSTDDWNKILQDPSKPMLDRVIHGTYPPGSVYKPVMAFLGLEENVIDKKTKLTKCDGGMQFGDRYFKCWWEKGHGRLNVVDAIKQSCDVFFYDLSTRFTLEQINNYTKKNKLCVRTGIDLPGERAGFFPTKDWYKQNYGRYISITGQKVNIAIGQGEVLVTPLQICSFYAAIGNDGIWKQPHFLLKTVEHQKNTTFKQEYLPVNREHLELIQKSLYKVVNEQYGTGTAAGVYGVKVYGKTGSAENHMGKETHAWFTGYAEWEEPEIAFVVFLENAGHGGSAAAPLARKIVKFYDWMMKER
- the mreD gene encoding rod shape-determining protein MreD, which encodes MKIIKYIFIGIITLYFQILFASKFELLGVIPNFLIACLIFLNIKLDLIPSSIIIFFLGIALDLTYPSLLGLNTISFLLLSFLVNRYHQSINKDRIDIIFISIFALNSIHFLFFFLYYLFSEPVTFELFYLTFFTIFYNTVISMLLTYFFVFIDKIKVYLDV
- a CDS encoding rod shape-determining protein MreC is translated as MKKNIPVIILLLLAIILFLGNNEQRQKKADFLSKTIYLPFINSINIIKENIKIKQKNKKLELDLAVQTITINNLENKLQKIENININFEIDKTEFILADVIGLSGNYKERNFVVNKGKKHDIKVGLPVISTDGIFGKIISVSNNFSVIMPFDHTNFKLGVMTRNTKLQGLLEADIYGNCYMSMVKIGSEISLGDTIVTSHISTIFPKNYPIGVVSQISEAPDKVHINAKISPFTDPSSLDQVIILFYEKDKSYETELENNS
- a CDS encoding rod shape-determining protein yields the protein MFWNNFSSLFSNDIAIDLGTANTLVYRKGIGIVIDEPSVVATSSDNKKIIAIGADAKEMLGKNPEEVRVIKPLKDGVIADFQVTELMLRNLILRAQKKRLLIKPRVIVCVPSGITEVEKRAVRDSALHAGAREVYLVSEPVAAAIGADLPIHKPAGNLVMDIGGGTTEIAVISLSHIVVHISIRIGGDKMDQAIVNHLRKKNNIFVGIQTAEKIKNEIGSAYPLEKELKMEVRGRDIITGFPITVEITSEEIRESLAETVTSMIDAVKRLFEKTAPELAADIAERGVILTGGGAQLKRLDKKIQEAVDLPVHVIPEPLTCVVKGSGQILDNIEEYREVLIKKIED